In the genome of Struthio camelus isolate bStrCam1 chromosome 22, bStrCam1.hap1, whole genome shotgun sequence, the window CCCGCGATgacggcggccgcccggccgcgacccgccgcccctcccgcctCCCGGCTccgcgcagcagcccggggccggccgcgtcccccgccgccccggcccccggcccccgccccggcggcgggcgccagagGCAGGGCtgagcgcccggccccggccccggcgtaCCCCGTGCCGGCGGGCCTGGCCGTTGAGGGCGCGCACCCAGGCCCGCTGCCACTGCTCCCGCAGCGGCCGGAGGGCGAGCAGCGCGGCCAGcagcgcccgggccccggcctcctccgccgccgccgcggcccgcggagcCGCGGCCCGCCAGTACTGCAGCAGCCAGGCCGCCACGGTGAGCAGCGAGGCGGCGAAGAGCAGCACCAGCGCGGCCCAGCCCGGATCCGGCCCCATGGCGCCGCACGGCGGGCCGGCAGGCATggcgggccgccgcgggcccagCTCtgcggagccggccccgccgcccccgcccccgcccccgcgaggggcggaggccgccgcgccgcccgcccgccctcctcccggccccgccgcccccgccgcccggccccagcGTCGCCCGCAACGGCCCCCCGGCGCCTCCGGAGCCAGCGCGCCGGGCGCTCGCCTCCCCGCCGCCTGGCAGGGCGGgccgcagggcaggggccttACCCGCTCTTCCCTCCCTACGTCTGGGAGCCGCTCATCCGCCCTGGgtgcggcgctgccggccgcccgcgcctTTTCTCGCGCTCTCGTGACTCTTGCTGCGAGCCCTCTCTCCCGGCTGGCTGAAGGAGCAACGCAGACGTAGCCTAGACGACAAGCTCCCTGAGTGTTCTTCaagttaaaagcatttttctcttgAGTTCATCAGACTCCTTTTCACCTGTAGTAAGCAGCATGTTCGCACCGAGCACACAGTCCATTACAGAGTTGGCATCCATCTGCTCACCTGCTTCTGGCTTAGGTGACCCTCACGATGGAGGGCAGGTAAAATGAAAAGTCACATTCCAAAATACCAGCGGCTAGACAGCAACCAGAGCTGTAGCAGGGTCTTTGCCCAACCATTCTCCCTTTGCACTGCAGTAGCCCCCCTCGGAGCAATACGTGACTGCCTCAAAGCTTATTTCAGCCTCCGCTAAAGTTTACAAACTCCTTTTTACAAAAGTTCAAGAGGCAGTAGATCAGAAAAGGCTTCTCTCCACACAGCTGCAGCACTCCTgttagcaccaaaaaaaaaaaagctgctatcgGAAACCATCGCGGGTCACCCCATCCCACCAAAACACAGGCACAGGATGAAAGGTGATTCTTGCTACTACCGCCCCTTCTGCTGTGCTTTGCCCTCTTGTGACTAACATCAGAGACTCCAACGCAACGCCAAAGAACAGAAATTGCAACTATCCTGTCTTTCCTGCAGAAATATTTACCTGAAGATCAAAGATCTGTTATGGGTTTCCTGGTGCGTGAAGATGAGTACcgcgttttatttatttttcaacacGTGAGAAACTGTGGGGGGACAGTAAAACTGCAAGCCCCTCCATCGTTCGCTCTTACACAGCAAGCTAGTGCCTAGATTCGGGGATACTCGCTACGTAACCCGATCAGTCGCTCATCCAGCAGCAAACGCACAGCCCAGCGGACGGAGGAGACAGTGGTGCCCAGAAGTCACCCAGAGCTGCCCGCAAATGCTGGATCTGGGACCTCGACAAAACGTATTTTGGGTGATCCTAAAGGCTGCTCAGAGGGAGGGTCTCTGGTGCTGTTGGGAGAGCCGGTGCCTCCGCCGTCCCCCACTGCATACGACGAGCTCCTCCGCCCGCACCGTCTGGCTGTTACCTTCGAGGCCACCCGCCACCACGAGGGCCCTTCCCGGCACCGCCGCGCGCCGACTCCCGAGGCATCGCCGCCAGACAGCGGGccctgcctgggcccccccgctgTTCGCCGAGCGGCGAGACGCATCGCACCGCCGGggcccgccgcagccgcccgcacctccgccgccccggggcgctaCCGGGGGCCCGCGGCAGGAGGAAATGACGTACCTGGCGGCGAGGCGACGGCGGCGCGCGACTAGGCAGGCGCCGAGGCGGCCATGGCGGTTGCGGGCACTGCGGCCAGGTACGGAACCCGTTGCTGGGCCGGTCCCCGCTGGAGCGTGGACCGCCTCCCGTGCAGGGCGCTTCGTTTTGCGGAGGCGCGCGAGAACGAGCGGAGACTCCGGCGCAGGGCACAGACGTTTACACACGCCCTCAGCATAGCCGAAAACGCTACCGGGCCCGGCCCCGGTCAGCGCCCCACGCAGGCCCCGGCTCCTGCCAGGATCAAAGATGGCGGCCGCGACCCGCGCGCTCCTCCCGCAggcaggccgggggggggtgtggggcgcCCAGTGCCTCCTTTTATAGAGTCCGGCTGGAAACGCGCGGCTggaggcgccggcgggcggggctcccggcccggccccgccccgcgccctcgGCAGGGACAGCGCCCGCGCTGCGGCCATGGCCGGCTCGCCCACCGTGCCGCTCCTCATCAACCTCGGCGGGTCGCTGCTGGGCTTCGTGGCCACACTCACGCTGATCCCGGCCTTCAAGGACCGCTTCCTCGCGGCGAGGCTCTTCGGCGAAGACCTCAACAAGGCCTCGCGGAGGCCCATGTGAGTagcggcgcccgccgggccgggccgggccgggcgctccgGCCGGGCTGACTCCCCGCCTCCCCTTCCTTCCAGCCCCGAGGCGCAGGGCGTGATCAGCGGGGTGGTCTTCTTGATCATCCTCTTCTGCTTCATCCCCGTGCCCTTCCTGAGGTGCTTTGTGGAGGAGCAGTGCACGGCCTTCCCGCACGACGAGGTGAGAAGTGCCCGGCGCTGGGAGGACGGCGGGCGTGGGCGAGGAGCGGCCACCAGTAATCAGGGTCCTGTTCTCTGTCCTGCAGTTCGTGGAGCTCATTGGCTCGCTCCTTGCCATCTGCTGCATGATTTTCCTGGGCTTTGCTGATGACGTTCTGAACTTGCGCTGGCGCCACAAGCTCCTTCTTCCTACCATGGCTTCCCTCCCGCTGCTCATGGTTTACTTCACCAACTTTGGGAACACAACCATTGTGGTGCCTAAACCCTTCCGGGTGCTACTGGGCATGCACTTGGACCTGGGTAAGTTAGACAATGGCTTCCAGCAATTCTTAAGCAATAAGTGACAGGTGAAAGTGGTCACCTGAAACTGTGACACGTAGCAGATAGCAATTTTCACGCTACAGAAGAAACTCAGGAAGGCTCTGCTTAAGCAATCAACAAGAAGTTATAACTGCACTAACTAAACACTGGGCTGGAAAGCGCCCAGCTATCGATGCAGAAACCCAGCACGCATTTACCTGCATATAGACAGGCGCCAAACATTTTTGCAGGATCCTGGGGGTGTGCGATCTGATGGGGTATTGGCACCTGAGTGCCACGTGTATCTGGCACTCGGATGCCAATACCAAAATGatcaaagcacagaaagagtgccACAGCCCTTTGCTATTTTGCAACTCTTGCTATACCGGCTCGCTTTGCAGCAGTTGCCATGCTGTACGTGTGCGTACATGTGATATCAGATTCACAGGAGAATTTATTTGTTAATAAGCTACTGATTTCAAAATTTGCTGAGCTTGCTAGGTTACAGacttgtcggaagcaacgggagacatgctcatccgatgatgatcacaagcctcagtttatttgcaccttttcatgacttatataatagagttaattagctcatacatattgcaacagccaagctccttataggttgctaacattagttacttatcatgcccgacagccagatgcggtcagcctgtttgtaccggcatttttgctgatacaaaacctagcctcaaccccacatccgctcaaccagacacttccccaaatccacgcgacccaggcgcgtttcacattgcctcctgatacacagttacatccaagcagttcttgcagccgtgtcttcatgtctctcgtcacgtagccgacttcccaaaataccttccacacgtcccccgctttcttgtagtagggcatagttaatctgtactttagcaagtaagcgcaaaaacagcttgcgaaggtaggaaactaagcaaggtaatatcagcaaaagcagcagcagcataagtcctacatttatgccgtacatgagcaaggttttgagccagggcatcctcgatgcgctcaaccacaccagccgcatagagtgagtcagtgacaatgttaaggggccctagcaagtgtagcagtgcccaaaccacagcagacaactccatggtttggagcgtatctgctggtgtagcattgagcaatgtctgttgccaaacactattgtcctgccaggtgacggcggcccgacgcgattttcgccctgcgtcagtatatactgttatagcgtcctttatagggttcttctctctcttggggcatgtcatccagttccattgtccgatccatcgtaataatggagatttaaagctattagttttaatcacggaaccggcaccaagcagtgcttcttgtaaatgttcactattctgcaaataccatcgtaaggagtctttcgttcgcatgggtagatatatcgtagaaggctcacaaccttgaacttgtaagattctttcccttcctcgttttatcaaatctgccaaaacctctacttgttgtactaaggttttaatctgctgtaaagcaggggacacccactcgaggatacccaactctccggtgccccttagttgcactagagccccgattaggtatcggtgccccagccatacagcaagatcaaccgggacggtagcattaaggcggtgtacatgtcccacaagcgcacggtctacaatctgttgtataaggtttctttgatgcggagtgatgttgagttttgtcgtagggtccgtgcccctcagaagcgggcggagtccctccagcaattcatttgggatgcccactatgggccgcagccactgcaggtctcccaaaaatttctgcgcatcattaagggtccgcagccgtgattgtaattgcagcttctgaggggaaacagttttatcagtaagtacccaacctaggtacttccatggtgatacttgttgaaccttgtctggagagatcaccagattagagcattgcaacacttgctgaacatgctcaatttggctgtcagaaaaaggagtagcttgggcaaataatatatcatccatataatgatatattacgacatgtttccattgctcacgtagaggctgcaatgccgcagctacatacagctgacataacgtagggctattacgcatgccctgtggcaacactgtccattcaaaccgttgatctggaccctctctgttgagggagggcaaagtgaacgcaaatcgcttccgatcctgagggtgcaggtcgatggtaaagaagcagtccttcaaatcgatgatcagcagggaccaatgttcaggaatcatggctgggttaggcaaccctggttgtaaggcacccatgggctccatttgcttgttgatttccctcaaatcatgtagcagtcgatatttgcccgatttcttctttatgacaaatattggggagttccatggactagtggatagacgtaaatggccttgttggaattgctcgtttactaattgatgagcatgaaacagactttcccgttttagtggccattgcttaacccataccggtgtgttggtagtccaggtaatgggaattgggaaagtccaagcaatggctaaaaggctaaagggtgttcattcgtgagcacaacccctaattgagcgagtatatctctgccgattaggcactgcactgttggtggtagttgtaccacaggaaacacagcagaaacttgtcgcccctctagttttactttcaatgtaggtgttcgttgcgcaaacgtcatgcccccaactccggtgaccgtagtgtttgatggaaacaggggccatccctggggccactgtgacggggcgattatgctagagtctgcgccagtatccaaaagagccataagagtcacttgttgatcattataggcaagttcaactttatgtctaggtcgatcatttagagtcaaggtcaggagagtcagtcccccggaggaaccgaatccttgtcccccccggtccttgttgactaacgagggtatttcctttgtaagttgttccaacgggattaattgagcaatacgttgtcctttggttattcgtatgggtggaaaaggagtgtgcagcattatcattatttctccggtataatcagcgtcaatgacgccaggtagaacaaagagtcccaacattgatgctgatgatctgccgagcaacaatgcccccacagacttgttttgaatcatgacaggaccgtacaccccagtaggaatgcgatggggctgagtggtcaggaggctaacgtctacagcggatgccaggtcaagtccgagactccctctcgttgctggtctgagctgggaagttgtgtaacagctacttgtgtctgtgcgcggctgctccgactcgcgctcccactgaagtttcccgaacggcgacggcaagcaccaatgttgtggctgtctgaacgacatctagcacaccagacaccagacgcggtacattccttccggacatgacccgggagcccgcagcggtagcatttcactcgggggaaacttcgccccacattctgccgggtggccactgacgcttggagaggtgcaagagctgctaagacctgcgtctgagacgtcctagcctgttcctgtaacccgacacctagttgcttaatggcttccactaccagggcctggggtccaataggtacctgggccaacctttccaatgcctcctcaatcgtccaattggcactgagggtgctcagaatgttacgagtagtagtattacaattttgtagggcgcactgcttcagcaaggcgccccgcatgtactcagggaccccagctctctctatagctgctgcagccttatcgataaaggctccaaacgtctcatctctaccttgtttaatgcccatgtacactggtacaccaccgggctccttaacacgatcaatggcacggcgcaccaactgcatcgcctcccgtaacttatcggggcccagcagggcctgcgcctcggtgcggaggaatgggccgatgcccataagttcctccaccgtcacgccgtgtaaggggtcgcccggctgtcgttggcaagccaccgactcgtgaaccaagctctgccaatgggcattaaacaacaattgttgatgctgagtaaaaatcagccgaattatccctctgcaatccgcgggcagaagtatctgcgtgctccaaaggtagtcaagcatttgcctcactggttcactgtgggccccaaactgactgacagtcgcccgcaattgcgacaaaagtttccaatctagggcggttatcactgcctgcacgccgccccccggagcagcctggaaggcgacggggcaggcaagctgctccgccgcctgcagcacatccgcgtccccccgttccagactctccctggcgagcgcagcccaggcctcccgacggtccttagccatggcatcagccaagtcggcttctgcccccgggggcggctccgggggagggggggccgaagtcgcattctcgtcaggggccgagcccgcaggagccgactcgccaggaggaggagaaggaggggagggaggggggggaaggggagggggcaaatagacagtagacgtactcgggggtaagggaatatctcgtggccaatccgtgccataagtcttatttttttcatgtgcggcagagacctgctctgccgcccgctgctcagcctggtactgcagcaactcattatggacggccctccaggttttacccaactttttggccaacttatctccatcaatcgcagcctcccagagcttatcacccagcttacgccactcggacaactcatggactgtatgaggattcagaaaacagccctgggagtgtccgtaggccagtaaaccaggaagctctttttggaggtccagccccttaacttgcctcttttgcaggaagctggtaaaaaggttatacgctgcttgcctctgcatacctgattcacgtcagcgctgttgcagctctccaaggtctcggcagcgcgtatcagccgggtacgccgatgcgaacgcccggggctcgacacagttttcttcgctgtgttttagccgtcctcgctgcaaaggacctgcccacctcgttgctccgccgtggatcacgtcggggtcaccatttgtcggaagcaacgggagacatgctcatccgatgatgatcacaagcctcagtttatttgcaccttttcatgacttatataatagagttaattagctcatacatattgcaacagccaagctccttataggttgctaacattagttacttatcatgcccgacagccagatgcggtcagcctgtttgtaccggcatttttgctgatacaaaacctagcctcaaccccacatccgctcaaccagacacttccccaaatccacgcgacccaggcgcgtttcacattgcctcctgatacacagttacatccaagcagttcttgcagccgtgtcttcatgtctctcgtcacgtagccgacttcccaaaataccttccacacagACTGTTGTACAAGGCTTTACTTCAGTACACTGAAGCACAGCTTGCTTCAAATATGAACGCTAAAGCGCTTGGCTCACTCTGATCTGCAGGTATCTTCTACTACGTGTACATGGGCATGCTAGCCGTGTTCTGCACTAACGCCATCAACATTCTTGCTGGAATTAATGGGATTGAAGCAGGACAGTCTCTGGTGATTGCCGCTTCCATTATCATATTCAACATTGTAGAGTTAAATGGTAAGGAAGAAAAACGTATTTTGGGGTTGCAAAGGGAGCTAGAATCCTAGATTTCAGTATCTGGCATTACTAAAAATGAATGGATCCTGACTTACCTCaaactcattttgtttctttcttctacaGGGGATTATCGAGATGATCacattttttctctctacttcatgattccctttttttttaccACGCTGGGGCTGTTTTACCACAACTGGTAAGAGGATGGACATTCCGAGACGTGTCCTCTGTCTTTACTTTCTcccttttcaaacaaacaaagaaggaattCCACACAGGTGGAATACTGGCATGTAGACAAGATTCTTGCCAGAACTGAGAATGCAAAATCCATTGACAGCTTTTGTTTCTACTTGAACAATTCAGTCGCACTGGTTCACTAAACTGCACAGCGTGCTCTGCCTCAGATGCCCCACTGCCTGTATTTACACACTGTACTCTCTGCAAGTCACGCTATGGGTTCCAGTCTCTCAGTTTCTAGCATACATACCTGCAGCAGTTGTTCCGTGTTCTTTAGGGCAGAACAGAGTTTTGCAGGCTACAGTCTTGTTGCTCTCGGATCTGCATGACCAAAAAGATGGAGGGCGGAATCGGTATTTGAAAAGACCTCTGCTCAGAGTATTTCAGGTCTAAACTCATGGACCAACTGCAACATTGCAGCTGCAGCCCTTGTATCCTACTCTGCGCTACTGCGTGCATGACCAGGCAGCAGGGGTAATACTTGTCCGGGGAAATTGCTGTTCCTTATGTAGCATGAAGGTATGGCAGATGAGAAAGATTCTCTGTGGTTCTGGGACGTGGTATGCTGGCTGACTGCTTCAGCTGTCTTTCACAAAAGAACTATGCTAGCAGCAATTACATTAGTATAGTGTGAAATCATTATTACACTCCTGTTTAGCAGAGAATGAATTGTCTACATTACTTGAAACCAagccagctggggctgcagtTCCCTCTTGACCTCTAACCTGCCACACGGGAACAGCTGTACTGATTATAGTCATTTTTACGGCAACAGTCATCTTGACAGACCTCTGCTCTTTTGCCCTGTGGGTTGCAGGTACCCATCCCGAGTCTTTGTTGGGGACACCTTCTGCTACTTTGCTGGCATGACCTTCGCTGTGGTGGGGATCTTAGGGCACTTCAGTAaaacaatgctgctttttttcatcCCACAAGTGCTCAACTTCCTCTACTCATTGCCTCAGCTCTTCCACATCATTCCTTGTCCCCGCCACCGGCTGCCCAGGTAATGTACGTGACTGACCTGTAATGTTACCAGAGGTGGGTGCCTTTTATCTCCAACACCAGCTAAGAAACAAGAAACATTGTTGGTAGatgttcttttttaaaacctTACAATATAGACTCTAGAGTTAAAAAGTAGCTGCCTTGCTCTGCCAGTTATGGTCGAGTCCCACAAAGTCATACAGGTTTCCCAAAGAAATTGATAATTTCTTTTCCAGGTATAGAAGACTGATCTTTAACAATGTTATACTATGATTATCCCCAGCTACAAAATTGAGAGAAATTGATACAGGCCACTGTCAATGTTACTAGAGTACGATCTGCTAAGATTTCATAGTAGCAGACATTCTGAGGTACTATACCATATCAGTGATTGTCTCTGCacgtttgatttttatttttaaaaccatacAACTTTATGCAGACATTTGGGGGaagtggggggggaaaggaaTCTTCTCTCAACTTTGCCTGATCTGAGGGACCATATCAGCAGGTGCTGTTATGTATATCAGATCATttctgtgtcccccccccggcctgACTTCTGAACTACCCAGGTAGCAATCGACATCAGATTACACAGGGACCATTCTATCTTCTTGCTCCTaaaattttaatgtttcttttaggCTCAATCCTAGTACAGGGAAGTTGGAGATGAGCTATTCCAAATTCAAAACTAAGAGCCTCTCAGCCCTGGGAACATACATTCTGAAGG includes:
- the DPAGT1 gene encoding UDP-N-acetylglucosamine--dolichyl-phosphate N-acetylglucosaminephosphotransferase isoform X2 — its product is MAVAGTAARYGTRCWAGPRWSVDRLPCRALRFAEARENERRLRRRAQTFTHALSIAENATGPGPGQRPTQAPAPARIKDGGRDPRAPPAGRPGGGVGRPVPPFIESGWKRAAGGAGGRGSRPGPAPRPRQGQRPRCGHGRLAHRAAPHQPRRVAAGLRGHTHADPGLQGPLPRGEALRRRPQQGLAEAHFVELIGSLLAICCMIFLGFADDVLNLRWRHKLLLPTMASLPLLMVYFTNFGNTTIVVPKPFRVLLGMHLDLGDYRDDHIFSLYFMIPFFFTTLGLFYHNWYPSRVFVGDTFCYFAGMTFAVVGILGHFSKTMLLFFIPQVLNFLYSLPQLFHIIPCPRHRLPRLNPSTGKLEMSYSKFKTKSLSALGTYILKAVKILHIVDVRSGMDEDGEYTECNNMTLINFVIKLTGPTHEQILTLLLLLIQVLGSTIAFSIRYQLVRLFYDV
- the DPAGT1 gene encoding UDP-N-acetylglucosamine--dolichyl-phosphate N-acetylglucosaminephosphotransferase isoform X3 encodes the protein MAGSPTVPLLINLGGSLLGFVATLTLIPAFKDRFLAARLFGEDLNKASRRPIPEAQGVISGVVFLIILFCFIPVPFLRCFVEEQCTAFPHDEFVELIGSLLAICCMIFLGFADDVLNLRWRHKLLLPTMASLPLLMVYFTNFGNTTIVVPKPFRVLLGMHLDLGIFYYVYMGMLAVFCTNAINILAGINGIEAGQSLVIAASIIIFNIVELNGDYRDDHIFSLYFMIPFFFTTLGLFYHNWYPSRVFVGDTFCYFAGMTFAVVGILGHFSKTMLLFFIPQVLNFLYSLPQLFHIIPCPRHRLPRLNPSTGKLEMSYSKFKTKSLSALGTYILKAVKILHIVDVRSGMDEDGEYTECNNMTLINFVIKLTGPTHEQILTLLLLLIQVLGSTIAFSIRYQLVRLFYDV
- the DPAGT1 gene encoding UDP-N-acetylglucosamine--dolichyl-phosphate N-acetylglucosaminephosphotransferase isoform X1; this translates as MAVAGTAARYGTRCWAGPRWSVDRLPCRALRFAEARENERRLRRRAQTFTHALSIAENATGPGPGQRPTQAPAPARIKDGGRDPRAPPAGRPGGGVGRPVPPFIESGWKRAAGGAGGRGSRPGPAPRPRQGQRPRCGHGRLAHRAAPHQPRRVAAGLRGHTHADPGLQGPLPRGEALRRRPQQGLAEAHFVELIGSLLAICCMIFLGFADDVLNLRWRHKLLLPTMASLPLLMVYFTNFGNTTIVVPKPFRVLLGMHLDLGIFYYVYMGMLAVFCTNAINILAGINGIEAGQSLVIAASIIIFNIVELNGDYRDDHIFSLYFMIPFFFTTLGLFYHNWYPSRVFVGDTFCYFAGMTFAVVGILGHFSKTMLLFFIPQVLNFLYSLPQLFHIIPCPRHRLPRLNPSTGKLEMSYSKFKTKSLSALGTYILKAVKILHIVDVRSGMDEDGEYTECNNMTLINFVIKLTGPTHEQILTLLLLLIQVLGSTIAFSIRYQLVRLFYDV